In one Nicotiana tomentosiformis chromosome 6, ASM39032v3, whole genome shotgun sequence genomic region, the following are encoded:
- the LOC138893973 gene encoding uncharacterized protein has protein sequence MAPFEALYGSRCRSPIGWFEIGEAELIEMDLVHQAMEKVKIITEWLKTAQSHQKSYSDVCHIDLEFKEDDWRIGQMAYRLELPPEISLVHPMFHVSMLKNMVGDPSLIVPVETIEVNEELTYEEIPVSILNRQVRKLRNMEIASVKVLWQSQQVEEATWEAEEEMKKKYPNLFE, from the exons atggcaccgttcgaggctttatatggtagcagatgtagatctcccattgggtggtttgagattggggaagcagaattGATAGAGAtggacctcgtgcatcaggctatggagaaggttaagatcattacagaatggttgaaaactgctcagagtcatcaaaagtcctattcggatgtgtgTCATATCgatttggaattcaaagaagatgattgg AGGATTGGCCAGAtggcttacaggctagaactacctccagagatatCTTTAGTGCACCcaatgtttcatgtatccatgttaaagaatatggttggagatccatcgcttattgttccggttgagactattgaggttaatgaagaattgacgtatgaagaaattccagtttccattcttaataggcaagttcgaaagttgaggaacatGGAAATTGCCTCAGTGAAAGTTTTATGGCAAAgccaacaagtcgaagaggccacctgggaagccgaggaagagatgaagaagaagtatcctaatttatttgaatag